DNA sequence from the Clostridia bacterium genome:
ACCTGGTGAGCTTCGGCCGGTTCCCCTATGCCAAAGGGCGCCTGACGCAAGAAGACCGGGACCATGTCCACCAGGCCATTGCCTACCTGGAACTGGAGGATGTAGCCCACAAGTACCTGGACCAGTTGAGCGGCGGCCAAAGGCAGCGAGCCTTTATCGCCATGGTGCTGGCCCAGGACACGGATTACATCCTCCTAGACGAGCCTTTGAATAATCTTGATATGAAGCACTCCGCCCAGATCATGAAAATCCTGCGGCGGCTGGTGGACGAACTGGGCAAGACCATGGTCATCGTCCTCCATGATATTAATTTTGCTTCTTTTTATTCCGATACCATTGTGGCCATGAAGGACGGCAGGATTGTCAAGGAGGGACAAACGGATGCAATGATGGATTCCCGGGTGTTGGAGCATGTGTATGAAATGAATATACCTATTCAAATGGTAAACGGCCGTCGCCTGGCCGTGTATTTCTAAAATGATGATATAAGGAGTGGTAGAGTTGAAGAAGCTTATTTCATTAGTACTTATGCTCGGCTTAGCCTTGTTCAGTGCCGCGTGCAGCTCCACCGGGTCCTCGGGCGGTCAGACCGAAGCGGCCAATCCCTCTTCTGACGGCAATGCCGCGGCGGTAGAGACCGGCGGGCCGGAGACCGTGAAAGTGGTCCACCAGTTGGGGGAAACCGAAGTGATCAAGAACCCGCAAACGGTGGTGGTCTTTGACTTCGGCAGCCTGGATACTCTGGACAAACTGGGCGTGAAGGTAAAGGGCTTGCCCAAGAGCCAGGTGCCCAGCTACCTGTCCCATTACAATTCCGACGCTTATGAAAACGCCGGGGGCTTAATGGAACCGGATTTTGAAGCCATTAACGCCATGAAGCCGGACTTGATTATCATTTCCGCCAGGCAGTTAGAC
Encoded proteins:
- a CDS encoding ABC transporter ATP-binding protein; protein product: MIRIQNVTKRYGSKVVVDRVSLDIEKGKITSLIGANGAGKSTLLAMMSRLLGKDEGQIFVEGKEIGAYDSNELAKKLSILKQSNHLNIRLTVKDLVSFGRFPYAKGRLTQEDRDHVHQAIAYLELEDVAHKYLDQLSGGQRQRAFIAMVLAQDTDYILLDEPLNNLDMKHSAQIMKILRRLVDELGKTMVIVLHDINFASFYSDTIVAMKDGRIVKEGQTDAMMDSRVLEHVYEMNIPIQMVNGRRLAVYF